Below is a window of bacterium DNA.
GTCGGCACCGTGCCGACGACGCCGTCTACGAACCAGTTCATCATCAACTGCGCGCTGTCGCCCAGGGCGCTGCCGGCCGCGATCCGCACCTTCCCGTTCTGGTCTTTGATCGGCCCGGCGAACTCGTTAAACTTCCCGGCGATCATCGCGGTCCGCTTCGCCATCACCATCGTCTTGAGTGCGGCGGGAACCATGGGCCCAATCGGCGCGATGTCCACGACCTTCCTGTCCATCCCCCACCAGACGTCCTCTCCCGCAAACGTCCCGGCCTCCACCTTTTTGGCGAAGTACAGGTACATCGGGCCCCAGTCCCACACGGGCGCGGTGAGAAATGTCTTCGGTCCAAACTTGCTCATGTCGGAGTTGTATCCGACGGCGTACTTGCCGTGGGCGGCGGCCGCCTGGATCGCGGCAGGCGAGTCCTGGTGCTGCGCGAGGACGTCCGCGCCGATGCTGAGCAGGCTCTCCGCGGCCTCCTTCTCTTGGCCGGGATCGTACCAGGTGTTGGACCAGACCACGTGAACGGTGGCTTTGGGGTTCGTGGCTCGGACCCCGAGGGTGAACGCATTGATCCCGCGGACCACCTCGGGGATGGGGTGGGCGGCGACGTAGCCGATAATGTTCGACTTGGTCATCGATCCGGCCACCAGCCCGGTCAGGTAGCGCGGCTGCTCGATTCGCCCGAACGCCGTCGCGAGGTTCTTCGCCCGCTTGAACCCTGAGATGTGCACGAACGCGACGTTCGGAAACTCTCCGGCCACCTTCACCATCGGATCCATGTAGCCAAACGACGTCCCGACGATCAGCCTGTACCCCTTGCGCGCCAGGTCGGTGAAGACCCGCTCCGAGTCGGCCCCCTCGGGCACGCTCTCCACCTTGGTGGTGGCGACATTGGCATGGCCCTCTAGATAGCGGCGGCCTTGGTCGTGTGCGAACGTCCATCCGGCGTCGGCCACGGGGCCGACGTAGACAAACCCGACCTTGAGCTTTTCCGCCCCCGGGGCCGGCCCCAAACCCAGGGTGACTGCCAGCATCCCGGCGAGGAGCACACCGCTCAACCGCCCCCACCTGCTCACGCGCATCCCTCCTCAACTCTTTGGTGATCGCACTTGCTCTCGCCTACCGATTTCGCGTCAGCGCCGGGGGTCACCTCTGATATCAGCCCGTTCGACTGTAGGGAACGCTCAGCGCCGCGGGAGTCCCCAGCCGTTTTCGGGCCGTCTCCTGGGTGGCGATCACGAGCACGACGATGGTGAAGACGTACGGGGCCATCAGCAGGAGGTACGTGGGCAGGCTGGTCCCCGTGGCCTGAATGTGGAGTTGGAGCGCGTTCACCCCGCCGAAGAGGTAGGCGCCCACGACCGCCCGGAGGGGATCCCAGGTGGCGAAGATCACGAGGGCCAGGGCGATCCACCCGCGTCCCGCGGTCATGTTCTCGATCCACATGCTCGTGTACGCGGTCGACAGGAATGTCCCGCCGAGCCCGGCCAGTACTCCCCCGGCGATCACGCACGCGTACCGGACGCGCGCCACGTCGACGCCCATCGCGTCGGCGGCCTCGGGCTGCTCGCCGACCGCTCGAATCTCCAGGCCCCACCGGGTTCGATACAGCACGTACCAGGCCACGGGGACGGCGGCGTAGCTCAGGTAGAC
It encodes the following:
- a CDS encoding BMP family ABC transporter substrate-binding protein, with protein sequence MRVSRWGRLSGVLLAGMLAVTLGLGPAPGAEKLKVGFVYVGPVADAGWTFAHDQGRRYLEGHANVATTKVESVPEGADSERVFTDLARKGYRLIVGTSFGYMDPMVKVAGEFPNVAFVHISGFKRAKNLATAFGRIEQPRYLTGLVAGSMTKSNIIGYVAAHPIPEVVRGINAFTLGVRATNPKATVHVVWSNTWYDPGQEKEAAESLLSIGADVLAQHQDSPAAIQAAAAHGKYAVGYNSDMSKFGPKTFLTAPVWDWGPMYLYFAKKVEAGTFAGEDVWWGMDRKVVDIAPIGPMVPAALKTMVMAKRTAMIAGKFNEFAGPIKDQNGKVRIAAGSALGDSAQLMMNWFVDGVVGTVPTK
- a CDS encoding ABC transporter permease; translated protein: MSPVTAAVLAAAVRAGTPVLFATLGEIFAERAGVLNLGVEGMMLASALAGFAVTARTSNPWIGAAAAAAAGGCLSVIHAFLSVTLRANQVASGLALTIFATGMSAFLGRGYVGVPGSGFQSAPIPLFAQIPVLGPVLFQQDPLVYLSYAAVPVAWYVLYRTRWGLEIRAVGEQPEAADAMGVDVARVRYACVIAGGVLAGLGGTFLSTAYTSMWIENMTAGRGWIALALVIFATWDPLRAVVGAYLFGGVNALQLHIQATGTSLPTYLLLMAPYVFTIVVLVIATQETARKRLGTPAALSVPYSRTG